In Ancalomicrobiaceae bacterium S20, the following proteins share a genomic window:
- a CDS encoding four-helix bundle copper-binding protein, translating to MHVQAMISSHPQLRGEVNRTLVAAIEAAYVCAQTCTACADACLAEEDVTNLSRCIRLDLDCADICSATGSVASRRTGSNEAVMRHMLEACAEICRLCAEECGRHAHHHDHCRVCAEACRDCDEACRAAIETLAPMQ from the coding sequence ATGCATGTCCAGGCGATGATCAGCTCACACCCCCAGCTCCGCGGCGAAGTGAACCGGACGCTCGTCGCCGCGATCGAGGCGGCCTATGTCTGCGCGCAGACCTGCACGGCCTGCGCCGATGCCTGCCTCGCGGAAGAGGACGTCACCAATCTGAGCCGCTGCATCCGGCTCGATCTCGATTGTGCCGACATCTGCAGCGCGACCGGCTCGGTCGCCTCGCGGCGGACCGGATCGAACGAGGCGGTGATGCGGCACATGCTGGAAGCCTGCGCCGAGATCTGTCGGCTCTGCGCGGAGGAATGCGGCCGCCACGCCCACCATCACGATCATTGCCGCGTCTGCGCCGAGGCGTGCCGGGATTGCGACGAGGCCTGCCGGGCGGCCATCGAGACCCTCGCCCCGATGCAGTGA
- a CDS encoding DUF2934 domain-containing protein, producing the protein MAQAQIRPHDEDRRNDEQRVRDKAKELWIAEGRPSGREEDFLTEAREIVAIKDSYRDTLEPIGEAGEPVEPALAMANLGDLPEMADQGEQTAPSRATEAATADMGPEGPPGGAAEDIRGDASGQFVRKRGEPNPGGAASANPSVLSGGGDATQTDSGLDRAGLDRDTGAAGSTDPRRTPFRG; encoded by the coding sequence ATGGCGCAAGCCCAAATCCGTCCCCATGACGAGGACCGGCGCAACGACGAGCAGCGCGTGCGCGACAAGGCGAAGGAGCTCTGGATCGCCGAGGGCCGCCCGTCCGGCCGCGAGGAAGACTTTCTGACCGAGGCGCGCGAGATCGTGGCGATCAAGGACAGCTACCGCGACACGCTGGAGCCGATCGGCGAGGCCGGGGAACCGGTCGAGCCGGCGCTCGCCATGGCCAATCTCGGCGACCTGCCCGAAATGGCGGATCAAGGCGAGCAGACGGCGCCGTCGCGGGCGACGGAGGCGGCAACCGCCGACATGGGGCCGGAAGGACCGCCCGGCGGGGCTGCGGAGGACATCCGCGGCGATGCGTCCGGCCAGTTCGTCCGCAAGCGTGGCGAGCCCAACCCCGGCGGCGCGGCCAGCGCCAACCCGAGCGTGCTCTCCGGCGGCGGCGACGCCACGCAGACCGATTCGGGGCTCGATCGTGCCGGGCTCGATCGCGACACCGGCGCGGCCGGCAGCACCGATCCGCGCCGCACGCCGTTCCGGGGCTGA
- a CDS encoding MHYT domain-containing protein, protein MLQGTHHFFLVLLSVLIAIAASYTAIDLAARVRSATGAGRFGWLTLAAFAMGGGVWAMHFIAMLAFVLPGAEIRYALGETAISFLVPILGTGAALALMVRFGTGGVVLGIAGAMIGLSIAVMHYLGMHGIRGAVVIHQSVWPVVASTVVAIVAATFALRLSVADTSVRRRIAAAIVMGFAVAGMHFTAMSGTRFALAEGAGISGAFDQIAVALAVAFVAVLVLTLALIAAHVDRRRAHIAGSEADALKESELRFRMLVDGVTDYAIFMLDPHGYVTNWNSGAQRSKGYRAEEIVGRHFSTFYTEEEKALGLPQQALETAETEGKYEAEGWRVRKDGSRYWAHVVIDAIHDEAGRLVGFAKITRDVTERREAQRKLDETRQQLIHSQKLETIGQLTGGVAHDFNNLLAVVIGNLELLKKRIPDDPKLARLVETALKGAHRGASLTSRMLSFARKQDLKPEAIDVPKLVADTTDLLQRSLGPKVRIETHFPLHLSAAHVDGNQFELALVNLAVNARDAMPDGGVLTLSARDATIAPDDPRAAPEVLAHGGLAPGPYVVVSVSDTGVGMDAETLSRAVEPFFTTKGIGKGTGLGLSMVHGLAAQSGGGLVLKSTPGKGTTVEIWLPVDSSRAEVGPDSQAGAGRDPAAPLDILVVDDDALVLMATAALIEDLGHRVTEAYSASEALSVLRGGRRFDLVLTDEAMPGMTGSALARRIREEWPRLPVVIGTGYAEPPDTLDQRLPRISKPFDQRTLAQTFETVVGRTMGARPAPAPSRADRPVSAPIGSG, encoded by the coding sequence ATGTTGCAAGGCACGCATCATTTCTTTCTCGTTCTATTGTCCGTCCTGATCGCCATCGCCGCCTCGTACACCGCCATCGATCTGGCCGCGCGCGTGCGGTCGGCCACGGGGGCCGGGCGCTTCGGCTGGTTGACGCTCGCCGCCTTTGCGATGGGCGGCGGCGTCTGGGCCATGCACTTCATCGCCATGCTGGCCTTCGTGCTGCCCGGCGCCGAGATCCGCTATGCCCTAGGCGAGACGGCGATCTCGTTCCTGGTGCCGATCCTCGGCACCGGCGCGGCGCTGGCGCTGATGGTCCGGTTCGGTACCGGCGGCGTGGTGCTCGGCATCGCCGGCGCCATGATCGGCCTTTCGATCGCGGTCATGCACTACCTCGGCATGCACGGGATCCGTGGCGCGGTCGTCATTCATCAGAGCGTCTGGCCGGTGGTGGCCTCGACCGTGGTGGCGATCGTCGCGGCGACCTTCGCGTTGCGGCTGTCGGTCGCCGACACCTCGGTGCGGCGCCGCATCGCCGCCGCGATCGTCATGGGCTTCGCCGTCGCCGGCATGCACTTCACTGCGATGTCCGGCACGCGTTTCGCGTTGGCCGAAGGAGCAGGCATCAGCGGTGCGTTCGATCAGATCGCGGTGGCGCTCGCCGTCGCCTTCGTGGCGGTCCTCGTCCTCACCCTGGCGCTTATCGCGGCCCATGTCGACCGCCGCCGCGCCCATATTGCCGGCAGCGAGGCGGACGCGCTCAAGGAGAGCGAGTTGCGCTTCCGCATGCTGGTCGACGGCGTGACCGACTACGCGATCTTCATGCTCGATCCGCACGGCTACGTGACCAACTGGAACAGCGGGGCGCAGCGTTCGAAGGGTTATCGCGCCGAGGAGATCGTCGGCCGGCATTTCTCGACCTTCTACACCGAGGAGGAAAAGGCGCTCGGCCTGCCGCAGCAAGCGCTCGAGACGGCCGAGACCGAGGGAAAGTACGAGGCCGAGGGCTGGCGCGTGCGCAAGGACGGTTCGCGCTACTGGGCCCATGTCGTGATCGACGCCATCCACGACGAGGCCGGGCGGCTGGTCGGCTTTGCCAAGATCACCCGCGACGTGACCGAACGGCGCGAGGCCCAGCGCAAGCTCGACGAGACGCGCCAGCAGCTGATTCATTCTCAGAAGCTCGAGACCATCGGCCAGCTCACCGGCGGCGTCGCCCATGACTTCAACAATCTGCTCGCGGTGGTGATCGGCAATCTCGAACTCTTGAAGAAGCGCATCCCCGACGATCCCAAGCTCGCCCGTCTGGTCGAGACGGCGCTGAAGGGCGCCCATCGCGGCGCGTCCCTGACCAGCCGCATGCTGTCCTTCGCCCGCAAGCAGGATCTGAAGCCGGAAGCGATCGACGTGCCGAAGCTGGTCGCCGACACGACCGATCTTTTGCAGCGCTCGCTCGGGCCCAAGGTCCGTATCGAGACGCATTTCCCGCTGCATCTCTCCGCCGCGCATGTCGACGGCAACCAGTTCGAGCTCGCGCTGGTCAACCTCGCCGTCAATGCGCGCGACGCCATGCCCGACGGCGGCGTCCTGACCCTTTCGGCCCGCGATGCGACGATCGCCCCGGACGACCCGCGCGCGGCGCCCGAGGTGCTGGCCCACGGCGGCCTCGCGCCGGGCCCCTATGTGGTCGTATCGGTTTCGGACACCGGCGTCGGCATGGACGCGGAAACCCTGTCGCGGGCGGTCGAACCGTTCTTCACCACCAAGGGGATCGGCAAGGGCACCGGGCTCGGCCTGTCGATGGTCCATGGTCTCGCCGCCCAGTCCGGCGGCGGCCTGGTGCTGAAGTCGACGCCCGGCAAGGGCACCACCGTGGAGATCTGGCTGCCGGTCGATAGCTCGCGCGCCGAGGTCGGGCCCGATTCGCAGGCGGGGGCCGGCCGGGATCCGGCCGCGCCGCTCGATATCCTCGTCGTCGACGATGACGCGCTCGTGCTCATGGCCACCGCGGCCCTGATCGAAGACCTCGGCCATCGCGTGACCGAGGCCTATTCGGCCAGCGAGGCCTTGAGCGTGCTGCGCGGCGGCCGACGTTTCGATCTGGTCCTGACCGACGAGGCCATGCCCGGCATGACCGGTTCGGCGCTCGCGCGCCGCATCCGGGAGGAATGGCCGCGCCTGCCGGTGGTGATCGGCACCGGCTATGCCGAGCCGCCCGATACGCTCGACCAGCGTCTGCCGCGGATATCGAAGCCGTTCGACCAGCGCACGCTGGCGCAGACGTTCGAGACGGTGGTCGGTCGCACGATGGGAGCGAGGCCCGCCCCGGCCCCATCCCGAGCCGATCGTCCGGTTTCGGCGCCGATCGGCTCGGGCTGA
- a CDS encoding ATP-binding protein — MSLSTFLGFLLIAVVWGGSLFYLRLDREKTFDAAVAETGNLVRLFEVQVDRSIKEIDKTLLFLRTAYEQDPEGFDLPAWTTNAYHLKDLTLQIGIIGADGMLKSTNLARHSPPLDLSDREHFLVHRDTFDDKLFISKPLLGRASGKWSVQLTRRLTRPDGSFGGVIVASLDPYHLSRFFEQIDLGNNGSVTLVGLDGVIRARGSLNAKALGLNIINSEVFDHLKRQSFGHYIGSGRIDGTIRVVSYRGLQDFPLVVTVAKSMDAIFLAHEDNRRTVFWVAGVATALLSLVVLSGIAHEWRLLRAREAQRLSERRATEKSEQLETTFRHMSQGIVMMDGRGLVKVANPRSNELLRLGTPIVPGMVLPVAEGADRIIEAEALGTKVVHRPDPDTVVEIGADPMPDGGCVVTVTDVTLRRRHEAALAEARDRAEAANRARAAFLAMMSHEMRTPLNGVVGMASLLEGTALDTDQRSLVGTLKRSADHLLVLIDDVLDFSKLEAGRLEIENRPFDLVDVVRSTTEMLRTKADEKGLALVVRTAGSVPARVLGDPSRLRQIVINLVGNAVKFTERGEVEVTIAGVPAGEHVAIEIAIRDTGIGIASEDLPNLFQEFAQVDASISRRFGGTGLGLAISRKLARRMGGDVTVASMPDEGSTFTFAAEFAIAALAAETDVIAVAAPVPEAAPCRVLVAEDNPTNMLVATRILQSLGHSVRGVEDGRAACDALAAEAFDIVLMDVMMPGMDGLAATREIRASGGPMANVPIVVLTANALAEDYRNAVEAGADGFATKPIDRISLGRVIAETLAARASRGGGEPPPPAGRTGRDRGDRPSGAGANAGDRIALHEGAEPDGQDHPDRTQALLDEQALTRLYDTVGEAIGREIVQVFLEDTARKLIELPSLPLSDLIREVHALKSSAATLGLSALSTAAARIEAEAPSLDRGRLDRSLVGLRDQFDAASTLLMSA, encoded by the coding sequence ATGAGCTTGTCGACGTTTCTGGGTTTCCTGTTGATCGCCGTGGTTTGGGGCGGCAGCCTGTTCTATCTCCGCCTCGATCGGGAGAAGACCTTCGACGCCGCCGTCGCCGAGACCGGCAATCTGGTTCGCCTGTTCGAGGTGCAGGTCGATCGGTCGATCAAGGAGATCGACAAGACCCTGCTGTTCCTGCGCACCGCCTACGAACAGGATCCGGAGGGCTTCGATCTGCCCGCCTGGACCACGAATGCCTATCATCTGAAGGACCTGACGCTGCAGATCGGCATCATCGGCGCCGACGGCATGCTGAAGTCGACCAACCTCGCGCGCCATTCGCCGCCGCTCGATCTTTCCGACCGCGAGCACTTCCTGGTCCATCGCGACACGTTCGACGACAAGCTCTTCATCTCCAAGCCGCTACTCGGTCGCGCGAGCGGCAAGTGGTCGGTGCAGCTCACGCGCCGTCTGACCAGGCCGGACGGCAGCTTTGGTGGCGTGATCGTCGCTTCGCTGGATCCTTATCATCTGTCGCGATTCTTCGAGCAGATCGATCTCGGCAACAACGGTTCGGTGACGCTCGTCGGCCTTGATGGCGTGATCCGCGCGCGCGGCAGCCTCAACGCGAAGGCGCTCGGTCTCAATATCATCAATTCGGAGGTGTTCGACCACCTGAAGCGGCAGTCGTTCGGGCACTACATCGGCTCCGGCCGGATCGACGGCACGATCCGGGTGGTGTCCTACCGCGGGCTGCAGGATTTCCCGCTCGTCGTGACCGTCGCGAAATCGATGGATGCGATCTTCTTGGCGCACGAGGACAACCGCCGGACGGTGTTCTGGGTGGCCGGCGTCGCGACCGCCCTGTTGTCGCTCGTCGTGCTCAGCGGCATCGCGCACGAGTGGCGGCTGTTGCGGGCGCGCGAGGCCCAGCGCCTGTCCGAACGCCGGGCGACCGAAAAATCCGAGCAGCTCGAGACCACCTTCCGTCACATGAGCCAGGGCATCGTCATGATGGATGGCCGCGGTCTGGTGAAGGTCGCCAACCCGCGCTCGAACGAGCTCTTGCGGCTCGGCACCCCGATCGTGCCCGGCATGGTCCTGCCGGTCGCGGAGGGCGCCGACCGGATCATCGAGGCGGAGGCGCTCGGCACGAAGGTCGTGCACAGGCCGGATCCGGATACGGTCGTCGAGATCGGCGCCGATCCCATGCCGGACGGCGGTTGCGTGGTGACCGTCACCGACGTGACGCTGCGCCGCCGGCACGAGGCGGCGCTGGCCGAGGCGCGCGACCGGGCCGAGGCGGCAAACCGCGCCCGCGCGGCCTTCCTCGCCATGATGAGCCACGAGATGCGCACGCCGCTGAACGGCGTCGTCGGCATGGCGAGCCTGCTCGAGGGCACCGCGCTCGATACCGATCAGCGCTCCCTGGTCGGCACGTTGAAGCGCTCGGCCGATCATCTGCTCGTGCTGATCGACGACGTGCTCGACTTCTCCAAGCTCGAGGCCGGCCGCCTCGAAATCGAGAACCGGCCGTTCGATCTCGTCGATGTCGTCCGCTCGACCACCGAAATGCTCCGCACCAAGGCCGACGAGAAGGGCCTTGCGCTCGTGGTCCGCACCGCAGGCTCGGTGCCGGCCCGCGTGCTCGGCGATCCGTCCCGGCTGCGCCAGATCGTCATCAATCTCGTCGGCAATGCCGTGAAGTTCACCGAGCGCGGCGAGGTCGAGGTCACGATCGCGGGCGTGCCCGCCGGCGAACACGTCGCGATCGAGATCGCGATCCGCGACACAGGCATCGGGATCGCCTCCGAAGATCTGCCGAACCTGTTCCAGGAGTTCGCCCAGGTCGACGCTTCGATCTCCCGCCGGTTCGGCGGCACCGGCCTCGGGCTTGCGATCTCGCGCAAGCTCGCCCGCCGCATGGGCGGCGACGTCACGGTCGCCAGTATGCCGGACGAAGGCTCGACCTTCACCTTCGCTGCAGAGTTCGCGATCGCCGCGCTCGCGGCCGAGACCGACGTGATCGCGGTCGCGGCACCGGTGCCGGAGGCCGCGCCTTGCCGCGTTCTGGTGGCCGAGGACAACCCGACCAACATGCTGGTCGCGACCCGGATCCTGCAGAGCCTCGGCCACAGCGTGAGGGGCGTCGAAGACGGCCGCGCCGCCTGCGACGCGCTCGCGGCGGAGGCTTTCGACATCGTCCTGATGGACGTCATGATGCCGGGCATGGACGGCTTGGCGGCGACCCGCGAGATCCGCGCTTCGGGCGGCCCCATGGCCAATGTACCGATCGTGGTGCTGACCGCCAATGCGCTCGCGGAGGACTATCGCAACGCCGTCGAGGCGGGCGCCGACGGCTTCGCCACCAAGCCGATCGACCGAATTTCGCTCGGGCGGGTCATTGCCGAGACCTTGGCCGCGCGGGCATCGCGCGGCGGAGGCGAGCCGCCGCCGCCTGCCGGTCGGACCGGGCGCGACCGGGGCGACCGTCCGAGCGGCGCGGGCGCAAATGCCGGGGACCGGATCGCGCTCCACGAAGGTGCCGAGCCCGATGGCCAGGATCATCCCGACCGGACCCAGGCGCTGCTCGACGAGCAGGCCCTCACCCGCCTCTATGATACGGTCGGCGAAGCGATCGGCCGGGAGATCGTTCAGGTGTTCCTGGAGGACACGGCGCGCAAGCTCATCGAGCTGCCGAGCCTGCCGCTCTCGGATCTGATCCGCGAAGTCCATGCGCTGAAGTCGAGCGCCGCCACGCTCGGGCTCTCGGCCCTGTCGACCGCCGCCGCGCGGATCGAGGCCGAGGCGCCGTCGCTCGACCGTGGCCGGCTCGACCGCTCCCTGGTCGGCCTTCGCGACCAGTTCGACGCGGCCTCGACGCTGCTCATGTCCGCGTGA
- a CDS encoding formate dehydrogenase subunit gamma has translation MTKHPARAWDQATARTIIDSHRAEPGALLPIFHALQDTFGYVDREALPLIAEALNISRAEVHGVMSFYHDFREEPAGRTVIKICRAEACQAVGCQGLVDHVEARHGIALGETTADGAVTVEEVFCLGNCALGPSAMVDGKPLGRMTREKLDHLIAAARTGRQ, from the coding sequence TTGACCAAGCATCCCGCTCGCGCCTGGGACCAGGCGACCGCGCGCACGATCATCGACAGCCACCGCGCCGAGCCGGGCGCGCTGCTGCCGATCTTCCACGCGCTGCAAGACACGTTCGGCTACGTCGATCGCGAGGCGCTGCCGCTCATCGCCGAGGCGCTCAACATCTCGCGTGCCGAGGTGCACGGCGTGATGTCGTTCTACCACGACTTCCGCGAGGAGCCGGCCGGCCGCACCGTGATCAAGATCTGCCGGGCGGAAGCCTGCCAGGCGGTCGGCTGCCAGGGCCTCGTCGATCATGTCGAGGCGCGCCACGGCATCGCGCTCGGCGAGACGACGGCGGACGGCGCGGTCACGGTCGAGGAGGTGTTCTGCCTCGGCAACTGCGCGCTCGGGCCCTCGGCCATGGTCGACGGCAAGCCGCTCGGCCGCATGACCCGCGAAAAGCTCGACCATCTGATCGCCGCCGCGCGGACCGGGAGGCAGTGA
- a CDS encoding NADH-quinone oxidoreductase subunit NuoF codes for MTLRIYVPADASALSVGADLVADAIAAELAARRIEAQVIRTGSRGLFWLEPMVEVATLTGRIAYGPVDVADVPQLIPALLEGAPHKLKLGNPDAIPYLARQERLTFGRVGVIDPVSVDDYRAHGGFKGLEKALAMKPAEIVEEVVASGLRGRGGAGFPTGIKWRTVLGAQADQKYIVCNADEGDSGTFADRMLMEGDPMILIEGMTIAGLAVGATQGYIYIRSEYPHAFRTFGRAVEACRKAGLLGTRIAGSDRDFDITVRLGAGAYVCGEETSLLESLEGKRGLVRFKPPLPALKGLFGKPTVINNVLSLAAVPTILADGAKTYADFGMGRSRGTLPFQLAGNIKYGGLVEKAFGLTLGEAVHDFGGGTLSGRPLRAVQVGGPLGAYFPADYLDTPLDYEAFAQRRGMLGHGGIVVFDDTVDMAEQARFAFEFCAKESCGKCTPCRIGSTRGRETMERVIRGEHIADNLTLIEDLCRTMTDASLCALGGLTPYPVTSAIEHFPEDFDRPRAHRAAAE; via the coding sequence ATGACCCTGCGCATCTACGTTCCGGCCGACGCATCCGCCCTCTCGGTCGGCGCCGATCTGGTCGCCGACGCGATCGCGGCCGAACTCGCCGCCCGCCGCATCGAAGCGCAGGTGATCCGCACCGGCTCGCGCGGCCTGTTCTGGCTCGAGCCGATGGTCGAGGTCGCGACGCTGACCGGCCGCATCGCCTATGGTCCGGTCGACGTCGCCGACGTGCCGCAGCTGATCCCGGCGCTGCTCGAAGGCGCGCCGCACAAGCTCAAGCTCGGCAATCCGGACGCGATCCCGTACCTCGCCCGCCAGGAGCGGCTGACCTTCGGCCGCGTCGGCGTGATCGATCCGGTCTCGGTCGACGACTATCGGGCGCACGGCGGCTTCAAGGGCCTGGAAAAGGCGCTGGCGATGAAGCCGGCCGAGATCGTCGAGGAGGTCGTCGCCTCGGGCCTGCGCGGCCGCGGCGGCGCGGGCTTCCCGACCGGCATCAAGTGGCGCACCGTGCTCGGCGCGCAGGCCGACCAGAAGTACATCGTCTGCAACGCCGACGAGGGCGACAGCGGCACCTTCGCCGACCGCATGCTGATGGAAGGCGATCCCATGATCCTCATCGAGGGCATGACGATCGCCGGCCTCGCGGTCGGGGCGACGCAGGGCTACATCTACATCCGCTCGGAATATCCGCACGCATTCCGGACCTTCGGACGGGCCGTCGAGGCCTGCCGAAAGGCAGGCCTGCTCGGCACCCGGATCGCCGGTTCGGACCGCGATTTCGACATCACGGTCCGGCTCGGCGCCGGCGCCTATGTCTGCGGCGAGGAGACCTCGCTGCTCGAAAGCCTCGAGGGCAAGCGCGGGCTGGTGCGGTTCAAGCCGCCGCTGCCGGCGCTGAAGGGTCTGTTCGGCAAGCCGACGGTCATCAACAACGTGCTGTCGCTCGCCGCCGTGCCGACAATCCTCGCCGACGGCGCCAAGACCTATGCCGACTTCGGCATGGGCCGGTCGCGCGGCACGCTGCCGTTCCAGCTCGCCGGCAACATCAAGTACGGCGGTCTGGTCGAGAAGGCGTTCGGCCTGACGCTGGGCGAGGCCGTTCACGATTTCGGAGGCGGCACGCTTTCGGGCCGGCCGCTGCGCGCGGTGCAGGTCGGCGGCCCTCTCGGCGCCTATTTTCCGGCGGACTATCTCGACACGCCGCTCGACTACGAGGCCTTCGCGCAGCGGCGCGGCATGCTCGGCCACGGCGGCATCGTCGTGTTCGACGACACCGTCGACATGGCCGAACAGGCGCGTTTCGCGTTCGAGTTCTGCGCCAAGGAGAGCTGCGGCAAGTGCACGCCGTGCCGGATCGGTTCGACGCGCGGCCGCGAGACGATGGAGCGGGTGATCCGCGGCGAGCACATCGCGGACAACCTGACGCTGATCGAGGATCTGTGCCGGACCATGACCGACGCTTCGCTCTGCGCGCTCGGCGGGCTGACGCCCTATCCGGTCACCAGCGCGATCGAACATTTCCCCGAGGACTTCGACCGGCCGCGCGCGCATCGCGCAGCGGCGGAATGA